Within Magnetospirillum sp. WYHS-4, the genomic segment CTGCGCCTGGGCGAGGGCAACGGGAAAGGCGGTAAAGAAGACGAAGGTCGCCAGCACGAAAGGCCGCTTGCCCAGGCGGTCGGCCAGATGGGCGACCGGCAGGTAGACCGCCATGGCGGTCGCCATCTCGATGGCGGTCAGGATGCCGAACTGGAAGGCCGATACTGGTTCGGCGATGGTCTTCATGCACCAGATGACGACGAAGGCGTAGGGGATTTGCTCGCAGAAGCGGATCAGGATGTCCGAGGCCAGCAGGCCCCGCAGGTCGGGCGGCATCAGCCGGAAGGTTCCCGACAGTCCCAGGGGCAGGGCCTCGGCGCCCAAGGCCCGGTCGTCGGGCACCAGCCGCCATTGCAGGGCCACGCCCGCGATGGCCAGGACCAGGGCGGCGGCGAAGGCCAGCCGTACTCCGGCCTCTTCGCCCGCCGCCGCGATGGCGGCGCCGCCCAGCAAGGGCCCGAGCGCCATGGGTATGCGGCGCACCAGGGAATGCAGGGTGACGCCCATGGTGCGCTTTTCCCGGGGCAGCAACCGGGCGATCAAACCCAGGGTGGCGGGCAGGGAGACGGCGCTCCAGGCGATGAACAGCGCGGCGCCCGCCAGCACCGCTTCCCAGCGCGGCATCAGGATGACCAGGGCATAGCCGGCGACGGCGAGGGCGTTGACCAGGAGCAGCGCCCGCTTGGCGCCCAGCCGCTGGGCCAGCCAACCGCCAGGGTAGGAGTAAAGGGCCGACAGCAGATTATCCATCGCCTGCAAGAGCCCGACGGCCAACGTTCCGCCGCCGATGGCCAGGATGTAGATGGGCAGGAACCGTTCGGCCATACGCTCGCCCAGGCCGACCAGCAGCACCATCGCCAGCAATCCGACGGTGCCGGCGCGAAGGCCCAGGAAGGCGGCGAGACGTTCGCCCCTCATGCGCCCTTGGCGACCTGGAGCGAACACCAGGCGTAGAGCGCGTCGTACATCTCGAATTGACGGGCCAGATTGGCCTTGTCGTCGGGATAGCGGAGCGCATAGCCGACCGCCAGGGCTTCCAGCCCATAGGCCAGCGGGTCGGCGTCCAGGCGGCCGGTGTCGGCGGCGTTGACCACCTTCGCCAGGCGCAAGAGAGCCTTGTCGGCGAGACCGAAGTCGCGGACCAGCACGTCGAAGGTGCAAAGGTCGCCTTCGTGGTCGTAAGGCGCCCCTCGGGTGTCGAAGGCGATGGCGCCTTCCGTCTTCGCCACCTCCATGACCTTGGCGCGCGGCACGAACAGAAACTGAGCTTCGGAATCGATGAAGCGGGCGATCAGCCAGGGACAGGCCACCCGGTCGACATGAACGTGGGAACGGGTAATCCACTTCATGGCTTGCACCCGAAGAACGCCAGGGTTTCGGCCAGCTTCTCGCCCGTGTCGCCGGCGATCATGGTGAAGCGCATCTTCACATCCTCCTGCAGGTGGCGGGTGTATTCGTCGGCGGCTTCGGGGCCGAACAGCGCGGTGATCTCGCGCGCGAATTCCGCCACCCGGGAAAGATCGTGATGGGCGAGCTTGTGTTCCGGGGCGTCGATCCATTCGTGGACTTCGCGGAATTCCTGGCCGGTTCTTTCCAGGCTGATGGCGACGTGGCGCTCGATGGGGGGCATCCGGATTCTCCTTGGATTGTCATTGTAATATGACATACATACATGTTATATCTATATCATTCAATATCGAGGTCGTCATGTCGTTCATCGCCCTGTTCGTCACCCTTCCGACCAAGTCCGGCACCGGCCGGATGCGGGTCTGGCGGGCTTCAAGGGCGCTGGGCTGCGCCACCTTGCGCGACGGGGTCTACCTGTTGCCGGAAGGCGCGGCGCAGTCGGCGGCCCTGGCGACCTTGGCGGCGGAGGCCTTGGCGGCCGGCGGGACGGCGGAGATTTTCCGCCTGGCGGGACGCGACGAAATCCAGGACGCGGGGCTGCGGGCCCTGTTCGACCGGACGGCCGAATTCGTCGGACTCGTGGGGGAGATCCGCCAGTTCGTCGCGGATCTGGAAAGGAATCCTTCGGGCCAGGCCGCCCGCCGGCTGCAAGTCCTGTCCCGCCGCCTGGATCAGGTCGTGGGGATCGATTTCTTTCCCGGCGAGGCGCAACGGCAGGCCCAGGCCGCGTTGGCGGAAGCAAAGGCGGCGGCCGTTCGCCATTCTTCCCCCGACGAACCCGGCGCGTTGCCGGATGCCGTCGTGGCGCGCCTGGCGCGGGCCGACTATCGGGGGCGCATCTGGGCGACGCGCCGGAACCTCTGGGTCGACCGCATGGCCAGCGCCTGGCTGATCCGCCGACACATCGATCCGGACGCGCGCTTCGTCTGGCTGGATTCTCCGGCCGATTGCCGCGCCGAATGGCTGGGCTTCGACTTCGACGGTGCCGCCTTCACCCATACCGGGAACCGCGT encodes:
- a CDS encoding MFS transporter produces the protein MRGERLAAFLGLRAGTVGLLAMVLLVGLGERMAERFLPIYILAIGGGTLAVGLLQAMDNLLSALYSYPGGWLAQRLGAKRALLLVNALAVAGYALVILMPRWEAVLAGAALFIAWSAVSLPATLGLIARLLPREKRTMGVTLHSLVRRIPMALGPLLGGAAIAAAGEEAGVRLAFAAALVLAIAGVALQWRLVPDDRALGAEALPLGLSGTFRLMPPDLRGLLASDILIRFCEQIPYAFVVIWCMKTIAEPVSAFQFGILTAIEMATAMAVYLPVAHLADRLGKRPFVLATFVFFTAFPVALAQAQSFLWLVPVFVLRGLKEFGEPARKALILDLAPDGHKPAVFGLYYLIRDAFVAVAALVGAWLWNIAPTANLTAAAAFGALGTLSFLIAGRRAQG
- a CDS encoding chromate resistance protein, whose amino-acid sequence is MKWITRSHVHVDRVACPWLIARFIDSEAQFLFVPRAKVMEVAKTEGAIAFDTRGAPYDHEGDLCTFDVLVRDFGLADKALLRLAKVVNAADTGRLDADPLAYGLEALAVGYALRYPDDKANLARQFEMYDALYAWCSLQVAKGA
- a CDS encoding chromate resistance protein → MSFIALFVTLPTKSGTGRMRVWRASRALGCATLRDGVYLLPEGAAQSAALATLAAEALAAGGTAEIFRLAGRDEIQDAGLRALFDRTAEFVGLVGEIRQFVADLERNPSGQAARRLQVLSRRLDQVVGIDFFPGEAQRQAQAALAEAKAAAVRHSSPDEPGALPDAVVARLARADYRGRIWATRRNLWVDRMASAWLIRRHIDPDARFVWLDSPADCRAEWLGFDFDGAAFTHTGNRVTFETLLATFGLDGDAALARIGEIVHFLDVGGLPVAEAHGVEAILGGLRRSAPDDDRLLDLAAAVFDGLQASFEQGTAR